The Candida dubliniensis CD36 chromosome 2, complete sequence genome contains a region encoding:
- the PLC22 gene encoding phosphatidylinositol-specific phospholipase c, putative (In C. albicans: putative phosphatidylinositol-specific phospholipase C (PI-PLC); predicted type 2 membrane protein; no S. cerevisiae ortholog; role in, and regulated by, filamentation; no mouse systemic virulence role; almost identical to orf19.5797.), whose protein sequence is MVDYKTWLKDIDNNTKISKLSIPGTHNSAACHTALPSVQCQGASVTEQLEHGVRFLDIRVGKLFVGNDVKDLQVIHGKFPVKIPFPLKLNDTLEEVYKFLAHNSSETVIVSIKQEGSDDWDNSQDEFGKLIWDKYVNPNKDRWYLNTDIPKVGDARGKAILFRRFGVQDEQLKKQFGFSASSWAYNTTNDDRGQFVVQDFCEVNSADDLPKKIDYVKDLAKRAQDYTSNSDDKVFLNFTSASNFFDQSCWPQPIAEAMIKGNIEETFHKGVGIIVLDYAETDNWKLPEALIDTNF, encoded by the coding sequence atggTCGACTACAAAACTTGGTTAAAGGATATTGAcaacaataccaaaatCTCGAAATTGTCAATCCCAGGAACTCATAATTCTGCTGCTTGTCATACTGCATTGCCATCTGTTCAATGTCAGGGGGCAAGTGTCACTGAGCAATTGGAGCATGGAGTGAGATTTCTTGACATTAGAGTTGgaaaattgtttgttggTAATGATGTCAAGGACTTACAAGTTATTCATGGCAAATTCCCTGTCAAGATCCCTTTCccattgaaattgaatgataCATTAGAGGaagtttataaatttttagCACACAATTCTTCGGAAACGGTAATTGTGTCTATCAAGCAAGAAGGGTCCGATGATTGGGACAATTCTCAAGATGAATTTGGCAAATTGATTTGGGATAAATATGTTAACCCAAATAAGGACAGGTGGTATTTGAACACCGACATTCCAAAAGTTGGTGATGCTAGAGGCAAGGCCATTTTGTTCAGAAGATTTGGTGTTCAAGACGAACAGTTGAAGAAACAGTTTGGGTTCTCTGCCTCGTCTTGGGCTTACAATACCACCAACGATGACCGTGGTCAGTTTGTGGTTCAAGATTTTTGTGAAGTGAACAGTGCTGACGATTTGCCAAAGAAGATCGATTACGTTAAAGATTTGGCCAAGAGAGCACAAGACTATACTTCTAATAGTGATGACAAAGTATTCCTTAATTTCACTTCGGCCTCGAATTTTTTCGATCAATCATGTTGGCCACAGCCTATTGCTGAAGCTATGATTAAAGGTAATATCGAAGAAACTTTTCATAAAGGTGTTGGTATCATTGTGTTGGATTATGCCGAAACTGACAACTGGAAGTTGCCTGAAGCTTTAATTGATACTAATTTTTAG
- the HGT20 gene encoding glucose transporter of the major facilitator superfamily, putative (11 probable transmembrane helices predicted for ZZZ2370 by TMHMM2.0 at aa 20-37, 81-103, 115-137, 174-196, 203-222, 306-328, 341-363, 373-392, 399-421, 436-458 and 465-487;~In C. albicans: putative glucose transporter of the major facilitator superfamily; the C. albicans glucose transporter family comprises 20 members; 12 probable membrane-spanning segments; regulated by Nrg1p.), with the protein MPSTTSKHNFLDKRHSITPLLGWSTFIICLSALQFGYHLAELNAPADVLSCNFKKPGPLPSYKDTVWSHFHFNQCINMTEQGVALITTMFTIGGLLASIILGITSISTNYGRKHLCIISALFYVLGSFSMSFSQTVWQINLGRIFSGVGAGSSLIVSPILINELAPLNHRGLLGSLMQLAVSVGIFVAQIVSYVYSNDQQWRLIFLVAGLIGVVQFVGLLTVPESPKWLTMAKNDVERATFILKGLRSDESTVNHEIQHWGNLTTNSSPDDEVSSLLSDGSSSSQNLPSIPTKDFFMERKYRKQMIAVVLIMTGQQLVGINAITYYGVKILNKLFSGSNTGNLVLVLNCVFSGTNVAASIAVAPLIDKWGRKPLLMTSITMCAVCTTILAVGIPNRYDIAVVTACIGFVTGWALGLGPLPFLMISEFTGHDVVATAQSLGTVMNWGSNMLVAILFPVLTDTFGIGMVFWVFVINSLVYGFGFYHYVPETKGFTHSHDVWERFS; encoded by the coding sequence ATGCCGAGCACTACCTCTAAACACAACTTTCTTGATAAAAGACATAGCATCACTCCGCTTCTAGGATGGTCCACATTTATTATATGCCTATCAGCTTTACAATTTGGATATCATTTAGCTGAACTAAATGCACCTGCAGATGTGTTGTCCtgtaatttcaaaaaaccAGGACCTTTACCTTCATACAAAGATACTGTTTGGTCCCATTTCCATTTCAATCAATGCATAAATATGACAGAACAAGGTGTTGCTCTAATCACAACAATGTTTACTATTGGTGGTTTGCTTGCTTCAATAATATTGGGCATTACATCAATATCTACAAATTATGGAAGAAAGCACTTGTGTATCATTTCTGCTTTGTTCTATGTCTTGGGATCATTCTCGATGAGTTTTAGTCAAACCGTTTGGCAGATTAATCTAGGGAGAATATTTAGTGGGGTTGGTGCTGGGAGCTCGTTGATTGTATCTccaatattaattaatgagTTGGCACCTCTCAATCATAGAGGGTTATTGGGTTCATTAATGCAATTAGCTGTGTCAGTAGGAATATTTGTTGCACAGATTGTATCATACGTTTACTCCAATGACCAGCAATGGAGGTTGATATTTTTAGTGGCAGGCTTAATTGGCGttgttcaatttgttggtttgtTGACTGTCCCTGAGTCCCCCAAATGGTTAACCATGGCAAAGAATGATGTAGAACGGGCTACATTCATATTAAAGGGGTTGAGATCTGATGAATCAACAGTGAATCATGAAATCCAACATTGGGGAAACTTGACAACAAATAGCTCTCCTGATGATGAAGTTAGTCTGTTGTTATCTGATGGCTCTTCACTGTCACAAAACCTTCCACTGATTCCAACTAAAGATTTTTTTATGGAACGAAAGTATCGCAAGCAGATGATTGCTGTTGTGTTGATTATGACGGGACAACAGCTAGTTGGTATAAATGCAATTACGTACTATGGTgttaaaattttaaataaactATTCAGCGGATCTAACACTGGAAATCTTGTCTTGGTACTTAACTGCGTCTTTTCCGGAACAAACGTGGCAGCATCAATTGCTGTAGCTCCgttaattgataaatggGGAAGGAAGCCGTTACTAATGACAAGCATAACAATGTGTGCAGTTTGCACTACCATCTTGGCCGTTGGTATACCAAACAGATACGATATTGCGGTTGTCACAGCCTGTATTGGATTTGTTACTGGATGGGCATTGGGTTTGGGACCACTCCCTTTCTTAATGATAAGTGAGTTTACTGGCCATGATGTTGTCGCTACGGCTCAATCTTTAGGTACAGTTATGAATTGGGGTTCAAATATGTTGGTAGCGATACTCTTCCCAGTTTTAACAGATACTTTTGGTATTGGGATGGTGTTTTGGGTTTTTGTTATAAACTCATTGGTGTATGGTTTTGGATTCTACCACTATGTTCCTGAAACTAAAGGCTTCACTCATTCTCATGACGTGTGGGAGCGTTTTTCATAG
- the FMP21 gene encoding hypothetical mitochondrial protein, conserved: MLARIFKHPLNLGTLRANTSSIRYFSPPSKFDFQPGPPRLPKEQQKEFEKLQSIANSQIAIEEYNDQIAQQQAEGSMQEPKAPIVNSEIGSFSSLKLVPDFEGDVNPKTGERGGPKQEPLKHTKDEWSFNGRVIDF, translated from the coding sequence ATGTTAGCAAGAATATTTAAACATCCTTTAAATTTAGGCACCTTAAGAGCAAATACTTCATCTATTCGATACTTTAGTCCGCCATCAAAATTCGATTTTCAGCCCGGGCCACCAAGGTTACCgaaagaacaacaaaaagaatttgagAAATTACAAAGCATAGCTAATTCACAAATTGCTATTGAAGAATATAACGATCAAATTGCCCAACAACAAGCTGAGGGTAGTATGCAAGAGCCGAAAGCTCCAATCGTGAATTCCGAGATTGGCTCATTTTCCAGCTTGAAACTTGTTCCTGATTTTGAAGGTGATGTTAATCCCAAAACCGGTGAAAGAGGTGGACCAAAGCAGGAACCCTTGAAGCACACGAAAGACGAATGGAGCTTTAATGGCAGGGTTATCGATTTCTGA
- a CDS encoding RNA polymerase I-specific transcription initiation factor, putative (Similar to S. cerevisiae RRN7;~In S. cerevisiae: protein involved in the transcription of 35S rRNA genes by RNA polymerase I; component of the core factor (CF) complex also composed of Rrn11p, Rrn6p and TATA-binding protein.): MSRQDWFTGPVCGTDNCRSRIYRNQDGLTICKFGHVLEGAVEYNDDPEAGGIVQTRRLNTISFDERGQLSSAVISNSQNIKPRSDRLYGEDAVTLYYRCFQILLKKELDIFIDLFFSEGIRHDLTLIVKNNWAKVLSTDELQETHPKRQVLDTLDLICMIYISALQLQAYPIYIPDLIDNIKSNAIPYIRTLHLIPKHMLDQLPTVYHNRLQPYSLPENGQIYKRLQTAGSRTVGATLKIPTSFYFPFMFRVLSEHFLLVNAVDLFLSAFNLLKSASYFEISFRTKKFIQKFPEIHISSVLIILIRENFRSNDDLKSWLYELNKYEQNNEYNSGGTSLLNWSDNKVEKYCDWIYDNLIPKKAKLNDDNTEALNTMEKRLFQIFSLENDIESTPQKTNETSLYLALRNIMKGSELKERGDFQALDVKLDAKLSNLLGL; the protein is encoded by the coding sequence ATGTCACGACAAGATTGGTTCACAGGTCCAGTATGTGGGACTGACAATTGTCGATCACGAATTTATAGAAATCAGGATGGGTTGACAATATGTAAATTCGGACATGTGTTGGAAGGGGCGGTGGAGTACAACGATGATCCAGAAGCAGGAGGAATAGTTCAAACTAGAAGATTAAACACAATTTCGTTTGATGAAAGAGGGCAGTTGTCTAGTGCTGTTATTTCCAATTCACAAAACATCAAACCAAGACTGGACCGACTATATGGTGAAGATGCCGTGACTTTGTATTATAGGTGTTTCCAAAttctattgaaaaaagaattggataTTTTTATTGACTTATTTTTCAGTGAAGGTATAAGACATGATTTGACGTTGATTGTGAAAAACAACTGGGCGAAAGTATTATCAACTGACGAACTTCAAGAGACTCATCCGAAACGACAAGTCTTGGATACGTTAGATTTGATTTGcatgatttatatttcgGCTCTCCAATTACAAGCATATCCTATTTATATCCCTGACTTGATAGATAacattaaatcaaatgcAATTCCATATATAAGAACCCTTCATTTGATTCCCAAACACATGTTAGACCAATTGCCTACCGTGTATCATAATAGATTGCAACCTTATTCTTTACCGGAGAACGGCCAGATATATAAACGCTTACAAACCGCAGGGTCAAGAACTGTTGGAGCGACTTTAAAAATACCGACaagtttttattttccaTTTATGTTCCGAGTATTGTCTGAGCATTTTTTATTGGTTAATGCAGTTGATTTATTCTTGTCTGCGTTCAACTTATTAAAATCTGCGCtgtattttgaaattagtTTCCGAACCAAAAAGTTCATCCAAAAGTTCCCAGAGATTCATATTTCGTCGGtactaataatactaattaGGGAGAATTTTCGAAGTAACGATGACTTGAAATCTTGGTTATATGAATTGAACAAATATGAACAGAACAATGAATACAATTCAGGTGGCACCTCATTACTAAATTGGTCTGACAAcaaagttgaaaaatattgcGATTGGATATATGATAACCTTATACCAAAGAAAGCCAAGTTGAACGACGATAATACAGAGGCTTTAAATACTATGGAAAAGAGGTTGTTCCAGATTTTCAGTCTAGAGAACGATATAGAGAGTACGCcacaaaaaacaaatgaaaCTTCATTGTACCTTGCCTTACGAAATATAATGAAGGGCAGTGAGTTGAAAGAAAGAGGTGATTTTCAAGCATTGGATGTGAAACTTGATGCAAAGCTATCAAATCTATTGGGTCTCTAG
- a CDS encoding aminotransferase, putative (Similar to S. cerevisiae BNA3;~In S. cerevisiae: arylformamidase, involved in biosynthesis of nicotinic acid from tryptophan via kynurenine pathway; potential Cdc28p substrate.), giving the protein MLKRIAPIRQLYRTSRAMATKSTDPTSLHNPYFHQKPGQKDIWSLINETAAQAQQESGEPIVNLGQGFFSYNPPEFAINAVGEALTKPQFNQYAHARGNPNLLKQVAEHYSRSYGRAVGIDEVQITTGANEGMFAIFFGFLTPGDEVIVFEPFFDQYIPNVEMTGAKIKYVEIKYPKKFDNEVVAGQDWEIDWEGLNNAITDKTKIIVINTPHNPIGKVFTEEELYKIGKLAVDHNLILVSDEVYENLYYTNKFPRPAALPQLPELAERTLTVGSAGKSFAATGWRVGYIQGPANLIKFVTAAHTRICFSTPAPLQQAVSQGFEQAEKTNYFETTRKEYEHKYKIFTKVFDDLGLPYTVAEGGYFVLVNLSKVKIPADYEFPETISDRGTLDFKLAYWLIKEIGVVGIPPTEFLTESNRKGNGLENCVRFAVCKDDAVLEDAVERLKKLKDFL; this is encoded by the coding sequence ATGTTAAAACGGATAGCTCCAATACGACAATTGTACAGAACATCCAGAGCCATGGCCACCAAATCAACAGACCCAACGAGTTTGCATAATCCgtattttcatcaaaagCCGGGACAAAAAGATATTTGGTCGTTGATCAATGAAACTGCAGCCCAAGCACAACAAGAATCAGGAGAGCCGATTGTCAATTTGGGACAAGGGTTTTTCTCCTATAATCCTCCTGAGTTTGCCATCAACGCTGTTGGCGAAGCATTGACCAAACCCCAATTCAACCAATATGCACATGCTCGCGGAAACCCAAACTTGTTGAAACAAGTGGCAGAACATTACTCGCGGTCATATGGACGTGCCGTTGGGATCGACGAAGTTCAAATCACCACGGGTGCAAATGAGGGAATGTTTGCcattttctttggtttCTTGACCCCGGGCGATGAAGTAATTGTGTTTGAACCATTTTTTGACCAGTACATCCCTAATGTCGAAATGACGGGTGCGAAGATCAAGTATGTGGAAATTAAGTATCCCAAGAAATTCGACAACGAGGTTGTCGCGGGCCAGGATTGGGAGATTGACTGGGAAGGATTGAATAATGCAATTACTGACAAGACAAAGATCATTGTGATAAATACCCCACACAACCCAATTGGCAAGGTTTTCACCGAGGAGGAATTGTACAAGATTGGAAAACTTGCAGTGGACCACAATCTAATCCTTGTCAGTGATGAGGTTTACGAGAACTTGTATTATACAAACAAGTTTCCTCGTCCGGCTGCATTACCACAGTTACCTGAGTTGGCTGAACGAACATTGACAGTGGGTTCTGCTGGGAAATCATTTGCCGCCACTGGTTGGAGAGTAGGGTATATTCAGGGCCCTGccaatttgataaaatttgtAACTGCAGCTCACACCAGAATTTGTTTCTCGACCCCAGCACCATTGCAACAGGCAGTGTCGCAGGGATTTGAGCAGGCAGAGAAAACCAACTATTTTGAGACCACTCGAAAGGAGTATGAGCACAAGTACAAAATATTCACCAAGGTATTTGACGATTTGGGATTACCCTACACTGTTGCTGAAGGAGGGTACTTTGTGTTGGTGAACTTGCTGAAGGTGAAGATACCTGCAGATTATGAGTTTCCTGAGACCATCAGTGATCGTGGCACTTTAGATTTCAAGTTGGCGTATTGGTTGATCAAAGAAATTGGAGTTGTTGGAATCCCGCCCACAGAGTTTTTGACCGAATCAAACAGAAAGGGGAACGGCTTGGAAAATTGTGTCAGATTTGCTGTTTGCAAAGATGATGCTGTTTTAGAAGATGCAGTGGagagattgaaaaaattaaaagacTTTTTATAA
- a CDS encoding SUMT, putative (Similar to S. cerevisiae MET1;~In S. cerevisiae: S-adenosyl-L-methionine uroporphyrinogen III transmethylase, involved in sulfate assimilation, methionine metabolism, and siroheme biosynthesis.), translating into MTNLLTSNTTAGEIHLLIGYSAVSNTRITSIIESGANPILITDSQPQSFPPNMTQYVTNNRLEVVVDEDFSTKILHYLSTLGRPEVDHIVDRVFVSLSNSRLPLKQEIYQRCCKLRIPVNTTDSPDLCTFTMLSTYTSGDFQLGVTTNGKGCKLASRIKRELVNSLPRDIDVICKQVGQLRRQIQLEDKSESEHGEHEDDAINNHKFNTFVPEFNKTQEDLKLQRARWLSQIVEYYPLKQLGSISIKDLSSAYKLHKRANELEEGSKTGQMTLVGSGPGSVSLLTLGALQAIQTADLVLADKLVPQQVLDVIPTTHHTRLFIARKFPGNAEKAQEELLALGLEALKRGEKVVRLKQGDPYIFGRGGEEFNFFSQHGFTPVVVPGITSALAAPVLSNIPMTHRDVADQVLICTGTGRRGAVPSLPDFVPSRTTVFLMALHRVVELIPLLVNNKRWDENLPVAIVERASCPDQRVIRTTLSKVGAAVEACGSRPPGLLVTGYSCDVIWKRKISESLPWVVEEGCSSRDDSDLKRIVELVNGNCKESSVVGLNLQKEIAA; encoded by the coding sequence ATGACTAATTTGCTTACCTCCAACACAACAGCCGGAGAGATCCACTTGTTGATTGGATACTCTGCTGTTTCCAATACCAGAATCACCTCGATCATTGAGTCTGGCGCAAACCCAATTCTCATCACCGATTCACAGCCACAGAGCTTCCCACCCAATATGACACAATATGTAACCAACAACAGACTAGAGGTAGTGgttgatgaagatttcTCAACCAAAATTCTTCACTACTTGTCTACTCTAGGTCGACCAGAGGTGGATCACATTGTCGATCGAGTATTTGTGTCGTTACTGAACTCACGCCTTCCCTTGAAACAGGAGATATATCAGAGATGTTGCAAGTTGCGTATACCGGTAAACACAACCGACTCGCCAGATTTATGCACATTCACAATGTTGTCAACCTACACTTCGGGTGATTTCCAATTGGGGGTGACCACCAACGGGAAAGGATGCAAGTTGGCCCTGAGAATAAAGCGAGAACTAGTGAACTCGTTGCCCCGCGACATTGACGTGATATGCAAGCAGGTGGGACAACTAAGACGACAGATACAATTGGAAGATAAATCTGAGTCAGAACATGGAGAGCACGAAGACGATGCtatcaacaaccacaagTTCAACACATTCGTACCAGAGTTCAACAAGACGCAAGAAGATCTAAAGCTACAGAGAGCGAGATGGCTCTCACAAATAGTCGAGTATTACCCATTGAAGCAATTAGGGTCTATTTCAATCAAGGATCTCAGCAGCGCCTATAAGTTGCACAAGCGAGCCAACGAGCTTGAAGAAGGTTCGAAGACCGGCCAGATGACCTTGGTCGGCAGTGGACCCGGGTCTGTGTCGTTACTCACTTTGGGAGCATTGCAGGCTATACAGACAGCCGATTTGGTGCTAGCAGATAAACTAGTTCCGCAACAGGTTTTGGATGTGATCCCCACTACACACCACACAAGATTGTTCATTGCCAGAAAGTTTCCTGGCAATGCCGAAAAGGCCCAGGAAGAGTTGTTGGCATTGGGATTAGAGGCATTGAAAAGAGGCGAAAAGGTGGTTCGTTTGAAACAAGGAGACCCGTATATATTTGGGCGTGGAGGAGAAgagtttaattttttctcGCAACATGGGTTCACGCCGGTGGTTGTGCCGGGGATTACCTCTGCATTGGCGGCACCAGTGTTGTCGAACATCCCAATGACACACAGAGACGTTGCTGACCAAGTTTTGATTTGCACTGGTACAGGCAGACGGGGAGCCGTGCCCAGCTTGCCTGATTTTGTGCCGAGCAGGACTACGGTATTCTTGATGGCCCTACACAGAGTGGTTGAGTTGATCCCGTTGTTggtcaacaacaagaggTGGGACGAAAACTTGCCTGTGGCAATTGTCGAGCGAGCATCATGTCCCGATCAAAGAGTCATTCGCACCACGTTGAGCAAAGTTGGAGCGGCCGTCGAGGCTTGTGGATCGAGACCGCCAGGGTTGCTCGTAACAGGATATTCCTGCGACGTGATTTGGAAAAGGAAGATTAGTGAGAGCTTGCCTTGGGTTGTAGAGGAAGGTTGCAGTTCACGAGATGACAGTGATTTGAAGAGAATCGTCGAGCTTGTCAATGGGAACTGCAAGGAGAGCAGTGTTGTCGGTCTTAACTTGCAAAAGGAAATAGCTGCATAA